In Scatophagus argus isolate fScaArg1 chromosome 14, fScaArg1.pri, whole genome shotgun sequence, the following proteins share a genomic window:
- the vps11 gene encoding vacuolar protein sorting-associated protein 11 homolog, producing MTTPCQSHCANTNKMAAFLQWRKFVFFDKDTIKDPVDNGKNFALPSGISACDSGRGHIVLGDMDGTIWLLTRSLQLTSFQAYKLRVTHLYQLKQHSILVSVGQDEHGINPLVKVWNLDKRDSGNPLCTRIFPAIPGNRPTEVSCLSVHENLNFMAIGFTDGSVVLTKGDITRDRHSKTLTLHEGTSPVTGLAFRQVAKVTHLFVATLEKVHCYTLSIKEYPKVELDTHGCALRCSSLADPSQDSQFIVAGDECVYLYQPDERGPCFAFDGQKLLAHWHRGYLFLLIRDAKSPGKTDFGTRESSSSDKQLLTIYDLDNKFIAYSAAFDDVVDVVAEWGSFYILTRDGKMFVLQEKDTQTKLEMLFKKNLFVMAINLAKNQHLDSDGLSEIFRQYGDHLYLKGDHDGAIQQYIRTIGKLEPSYVIRKFLDAQRIHNLTAYLQALHRQSLANADHTTLLLNCYTKLKDSSKLEEFIKSSESEVHFDVEIAIKVLRQAGYHSHAVFLAEKHMHHEWYLKIQLEDLKNYQEGLRYIGRLPFEQAESNMKRYGKTLMHHVPEGTTLLLKGLCTNYQPSGDAAEKDSLDRGHINKANSEEFIPIFANNPRELKAFLEHMIEVEPHSPQGVYDTLLELRLQDWAHEQDPERKKVLQGEAVSLLRSDNTVFDKALVLCQMHNFKEGILYLYEKGKLYQQIMHYHMQNEEYGKVIEACKRYGDQEGCLWEQALGYFARKEEDCKAYISEVLHHIDQNNLMPPLLVVQTLAHNSTATLSVIKDYLINKLQRESQQIEDDERKIRQYREETAHLRSEIQELKTSAKIFQKTKCNMCNSPLELPSVHFLCSHSFHQHCFESYAESEAECPTCTPENRKVMDMLRAQDQKRDLHDHFNRQLRTSNDGFSVVADYFGRGVFNKLTLVTDPPGSKTVGSLEVNLQRDLLIHTKRNC from the exons ATGACAACGCCCTGTCAGAGCCACTGTGCTAACACTAACAAAATGGCAGCGTTCTTACAGTGGagaaaatttgtcttttttgacaAAGATACTATAAAAGATCCCGTGGATAATGGGAAAAACTTTGCTCTTCCAAGCGGAATATCGGCTTGTGACTCTGGCCGGGGTCATATTGTTCTGGGAG ATATGGACGGCACTATCTGGCTTTTGACACGCTCCCTGCAGTTGACATCTTTTCAGGCCTACAAGTTGCGGGTAACACACCTCTACCAACTGAAGCAGCACAGCATCCTTGTATCAGTGGGGCAGGATGAACATGGAATAAATCCTCTG gtaaAGGTATGGAACCTTGACAAGAGAGACAGTGGAAATCCTCTCTGCACTAGGATTTTTCCTGCAATTCCTGGCAACAGACCGACTGAAGTGTCTTGCCTCAGTGTACATGAAAACCTCAATTTCATGGCCATTG GCTTCACAGACGGTAGTGTTGTTTTGACCAAAGGTGACATCACCAGGGATCGtcacagtaaaacactgacTCTGCATGAGGGAACCAGCCCAGTCACAGGCCTTGCTTTTCGCCAAGTGGCAAAGGTTACACATCTGTTTGTTGCCACTCTGGAGAAGGTTCAT TGCTACACCTTGTCCATCAAGGAATATCCTAAAGTAGAGCTGGATACGCATGGTTGTGCACTGCGCTGCTCCTCCCTGGCAGATCCCTCCCAGGATTCCCAGTTTATTGTGGCTGGTGACGAATGCGTGTACCTGTACCAACCTGATGAGCGAGGGCCCTGCTTTGCCTTCGATGGACAAAAGCTGTTGGCTCACTGGCACCGTGGATATCTGTTTCTACTCATCAGGGATGCAAAGTCACCCGGCAA GACAGATTTTGGTACCAGGGAGAGCTCCTCATCAGATAAACAGCTTCTGACCATCTATGATCTGGATAACAAGTTCATCGCCTACAGTGCTGCTTTTGATGATGTCGTTGATGTGGTGGCAGAATGGGGCTCCTTCTACATCCTGACCAGAGatggaaaaatgtttgttcttcaggagaaagacacacaaaccaaactggAG ATGCTCTTTAAGAAGAACCTGTTTGTGATGGCTATAAACCTGGCCAAGAACCAGCACCTGGACAGTGACGGACTGTCTGAGATCTTCAGACAGTATGGTGATCACCTTTACCTTAAGGGAGACCATGACGGAGCCATCCAGCAGTACATTCG caccATTGGGAAACTGGAACCATCATATGTCATCAGGAAATTTCTGGACGCACAGAGGATCCACAACCTGACGGCCTACCTGCAAGCTCTGCACCGTCAGTCACTAGCCAACGCAGACCACACCACGCTGCTGCTCAACTGTTACACCAAGCTGAAGGACAGCTCCAAGTTGGAAGAGTTTATTAAG AGCAGTGAAAGTGAGGTCCACTTTGATGTTGAGATTGCCATTAAGGTTCTTCGGCAGGCTGGCTACCACAGCCATGCTGTTTTCTTGGCTGAGAAACACATGCACCACGAATGGTACCTGAAGATCCAGCTGGAAGATCTCAAG AACTACCAGGAGGGGCTGCGTTATATTGGACGTCTGCCTTTTGAACAAGCTGAGAGCAACATGAAGCGTTACGGCAAGACACTGATGCACCACGTCCCTGAAGGTACCACGCTACTCCTGAAGGGCTTATGCACCAACTACCAACCAAGCGGAGACGCTGCTGAAAAAGACAGCCTGGATAGGGGTCACATCAATAAG gcCAACTCGGAGGAATTCATCCCAATATTTGCTAACAACCCACGAGAGCTGAAAGCCTTCCTGGAACACATGATTGAGGTGGAACCCCATTCTCCTCAGGGTGTGTATGACACATTGCTGGAGCTTCGGCTGCAAGACTGGGCACACGAACAGGACCCTGAG AGAAAAAAGGTCCTGCAGGGGGAAGCTGTGTCGCTGCTGAGGAGTGACAACACTGTATTTGATAAGGCGCTGGTCCTCTGCCAGATGCACAACTTCAAAGAAGGAATCCTCTACCTTTATGAGAAGGGCAAACT GTACCAGCAGATAATGCACTACCACATGCAGAATGAGGAGTACGGAAAAGTGATAGAGGCCTGCAAACGCTATGGCGACCAAGAGGGTTGCCTCTGGGAGCAGGCACTGGGATACTTTGCCAGAAAAGAAGAGGACTGCAAGGCCTACATCAGTGAGGTCCTACATCACATCGACCAAAACAACCTGATGCCTCCATTACTTG TGGTACAGACACTGGCGCACAACTCGACAGCCACTCTCTCTGTCATCAAGGACTACCTCATCAACAAGCTGCAGAGGGAGAGCCAACAGATAGAGGACGACGAACGCAAAATCCGCCAGTACCGCGAAGAAACCGCTCACCTCCGCTCCGAGATCCAGGAGCTCAAAACGAG TGCCAAGATATTCCAGAAGACCAAGTGTAACATGTGCAACAGCCCGCTGGAGCTGCCCTCTGTTCATTTCCTGTGTAGCCACTCCTTCCACCAACATTGCTTTGAAAGCTACGCTGAGAGTGAGGCTGAGTGCCCGACTTGCACTCCAGAGAACCGCAAAGTCATGGACATGCTGCGTGCCCAGGACCAGAAACGTGACCTGCATGACCACTTCAACAGACAG CTGCGCACCTCTAATGACGGTTTCTCTGTCGTGGCCGACTATTTTGGTCGAGGAGTGTTTAACAAACTGACTCTGGTCACCGACCCGCCTGGCAGCAAAACTGTTGGGAGCCTAGAGGTCAACCTGCAGAGAGATCTTCTCATCCACACCAAGAGAAACTGCTAG